The Corallococcus caeni region CTTGATGCCGTCGCGCAGGAAGAACACCGGCGTGTTGTTGCCCACGAGGTCCCAGTTGCCGTCCTCCGTGTAGAAGCGCACCGCGAAGCCGCGCGGGTCGCGGGCGGTGTCCGGCGCGCCCTTGGAGCCCGCCACGGTGGAGAAGCGCAGGAACGCCTCCGTCTTCTTGCCTGGCGCGCTGAAGACCTTCATGCGGGTGAAGCGGGTCAGGTCCTGGGTCACCTCGAAGGTGCCGTAGGCGCCGGAGCCCACCGCGTGCACCACGCGCTCCGGGATGCGCTCGCGGTTGAAGCGGGCCAGCTTCTCCAGCAGGTGGTGGTCCTGGAGCAGCACCGGGCCGTTGGGGCCAGCGGTCTGCGAGTGCTGGTTGTCGGAGACCGGGGCGCCGGCTTCGGTGGTCAGGGTGGGACGCTGGGACATGGACGCTTTCCTTGGCGTGAGGCCTTCAGGGGCACTTCGACGGTGGGAAAGGTAGAGAGGTCCCGCTGATTGGGCCAAGACATCGTTTGGATGGAAGTGATAGGCAGGGGTTATCGGTTCCAGGGAGGACCATGGCCTCGCTCAACGACATCACCCTGCGGCAGCTGGAGTACCTGGTGGCGGTGGCGGAGACGCTGGGGTTCCGGCGGGCGGCCGAGCGGTGCCACGTCTCCCAGCCGGCCTTGAGCGCGCAAATCCAACAGCTGGAGTCGGTGCTCGGCGTGAAGCTGTTCGAGCGCGACGCGCGCCGCGTGATGCTCACGCCGCAGGGTACGGAGCTGGTGGCGCGGGCGCGGCGGGTGCTCACGGAGGCGGAGGACATCCTCAAGGCGGCGGCGCGGATGGGAGATCCGTTCGCGGGGCCGCTGCACCTGGGAGCCATCCCCACGGTGGCGCCCTACGTGCTGCCGGAGGTGGTGCCCGCGCTGGTGAAGCACTACCCCAAGCTCCAGCTGCGGCTGCGCGAGGAGAAGACGGCGCTCTTGATGCGCGACATGGACGAGGGCCGGCTGGACGCGGCGCTGCTCGCGGTGGACGCGGAGCTGGGGCTCAAGGTGGAGCACGCGGTCATCGCGGAGGACCCGTTCGTCGTCGCGGCGCCGCCGGGGCACCCGCTGGAGAAGCGGAAGCAGGTGCGGCTCTCCGACCTGGACGCCGAGGACGTGCTGCTCCTGGAGGACGGGCACTGCTTCCGCAGCCAGACGCTGGCCCTGTGCACGCGCGTGGGCGCGCGCGAGGTGGACTTCCGCGCCACCAGCCTGACGACGCTCGCGCAGATGGTGATGGCGTCCGGCAGCGTCACGCTGCTGCCCCAGCTCGCCGTGCGGACGGAGAACCGGCAGGGGCAGCTGGTGGTGCGGCCCTTCGCGCCGCCGGGGCCCGGCAGGACGCTCGCGCTGGCGTGGCGTCCCGGGCACCCCCGGGCGGAAGCGCTGCGCGCCATCGCGGGGACGCTGCGCTCCGTGTGGCCCGGCGGCCCGAAGGCGAAGGTCAGCGCAGCGGCTTCTCCGAGGTGACGATGCCGTCCGCGTCCGCGTAGAGGTGGTGGCCGGGGAGGAAGGTGACGCCCGCGAAGCGCACCTCCACGTCGCGCTGGCCCTCGTTGCGCTTGCCGCTCTTGAGCGGGTGCGTGCCCAGCGCCTTCACGCCGATGGCGGTGCGGCCCACCTCCTCCGCGTCGCGGATGCAGCCGTTCACCACCACGCCCGCCCAGCCGTTCTTCTGGCCCAGCGCCGCGAGCACGTCGCCCACCAGCGCGCAGCGGCGGCTGCCTCCGCCATCCACCACCAGCACGCGGCCCTGACCGGGCTCCTCCAGGGCCTTGCGCACGAGGGAGTTGTCCTCCGGCGCGCGCACCGTGCTGATGGGGCCGGAGAAGCTCCGGCGCCCGCCGTAGTCCATGAAGCCGGGCTCGGCGACCTGGAAGTGCGGCGCTCCTGCGTGGGCGTCGCAGAGGTCGGCGGTCTTGAGGTCAGGGCTGTCGCTCATGAACCGCAGGATGCACGCGCCGACCGGGTGTGACTGTCATTGCGAGCCCGGGCGGCCGTGTCCTGGCCGTGCATTGTTCAAAACCCCAACGTCGCGGCGTCAGGGGGCCGCGTAGCCCACGGTGCCGGTGTTGCCTTCGTAGGTGTTGGCGCTCTGGGTGAACGCGGAGTCCTTGAAGACGAACACGCCCCAGCCCGTGCCCTGGGACACGAGCGAGTCGGTGAGCTGGAGCCGGCCCCGGCCCGAGTTGCCACCCAGGGTGATGTTGCCCTGGATGTCGCCCGCGTTCGTGAAGGCGTCGCAGCAGAAGGGGTCCGAGCCGCCGTGGCTCACCCGCGCGTGGGCGATGACGTTGCTCGCGTCCAGGGAGCGGATGGAGATGCCCTTCCAATAGCCCGGCGTCTCCGTCCGGCCCGTGAACACGATGGGGTCCGCCGCCGTGCCCCGCGCCACCAGCGAGCCCGTCTGCGTGATGCGCAGGCCCGACATCGCCTCGAACTGGAGCCGCACCCCCGGCTCGATGGTGAGCGCTCCCGCGTACTCCACGGTCGTGTCCGGGATGCCGGTGGAGATGCCATACGGCACGTCCAGCTTGTGCAGCGTCTGCGCCGTGGCGGTGTCCGCCTCCGGCGCCGCCAGCAGGTGGACGGTGTTGTCGCCGTTGGCCACCGGGGCGGTGGCGCTGTTTCCGGAGTAGACGGTCGTGGCGTCCAGGGCGCTCGCGATGGAAAGGCTCACGCTGACAGGCGCCCCCAGGTTGCCCCGGAAGAGGTTGCG contains the following coding sequences:
- a CDS encoding LysR substrate-binding domain-containing protein, whose product is MASLNDITLRQLEYLVAVAETLGFRRAAERCHVSQPALSAQIQQLESVLGVKLFERDARRVMLTPQGTELVARARRVLTEAEDILKAAARMGDPFAGPLHLGAIPTVAPYVLPEVVPALVKHYPKLQLRLREEKTALLMRDMDEGRLDAALLAVDAELGLKVEHAVIAEDPFVVAAPPGHPLEKRKQVRLSDLDAEDVLLLEDGHCFRSQTLALCTRVGAREVDFRATSLTTLAQMVMASGSVTLLPQLAVRTENRQGQLVVRPFAPPGPGRTLALAWRPGHPRAEALRAIAGTLRSVWPGGPKAKVSAAASPR
- the rraA gene encoding ribonuclease E activity regulator RraA, with product MSDSPDLKTADLCDAHAGAPHFQVAEPGFMDYGGRRSFSGPISTVRAPEDNSLVRKALEEPGQGRVLVVDGGGSRRCALVGDVLAALGQKNGWAGVVVNGCIRDAEEVGRTAIGVKALGTHPLKSGKRNEGQRDVEVRFAGVTFLPGHHLYADADGIVTSEKPLR